In Pelomonas sp. SE-A7, one genomic interval encodes:
- a CDS encoding DUF3047 domain-containing protein, translating to MSRLLLSFLPLLLAACASHDPKPDKQAAASVTAELPDWSVRELPGKRQTRYGLANRAGRACLLAEANQSASLLRRPLDLDPQQLGRVEFDWWIAPDALLGHAAHEEPLDDAPARLVLAFGGEEGRLSMRNRMLFELARTLTGEAPPYATLMYVWDAKAEPESVIVNAHSDRIRKIVVGSGRSTGAWKRFSRDIASDFRKAFGEEPGRLVQAAVMTDADNTKSRTEACYGRLQFLDPQQRELPGGMSF from the coding sequence TTGAGCAGGTTGTTGCTGTCTTTTCTGCCGCTGCTGCTGGCGGCTTGCGCTTCGCACGATCCGAAGCCGGACAAGCAGGCGGCAGCTTCGGTGACGGCCGAATTGCCTGACTGGTCGGTCCGCGAACTTCCCGGAAAGCGACAAACACGCTATGGCCTGGCGAACCGGGCTGGCCGAGCCTGCTTGCTGGCCGAAGCCAATCAATCGGCCAGCCTGCTGCGTCGGCCACTCGATCTGGATCCGCAACAGCTGGGCCGTGTTGAGTTTGATTGGTGGATCGCGCCCGACGCCTTGCTCGGGCACGCCGCCCATGAAGAACCCCTGGACGACGCACCGGCCCGGCTGGTCCTGGCCTTTGGCGGCGAGGAGGGGCGACTGTCCATGCGAAATCGCATGCTGTTCGAACTGGCCCGAACGCTGACCGGCGAAGCGCCGCCCTATGCCACCTTGATGTATGTCTGGGATGCCAAGGCCGAGCCCGAATCCGTCATCGTCAATGCGCACAGCGACCGGATCCGCAAGATCGTCGTGGGCTCCGGGCGGTCAACCGGGGCCTGGAAGCGGTTCAGCCGAGACATCGCCTCGGACTTTCGGAAGGCCTTCGGCGAGGAGCCCGGGCGCCTGGTGCAGGCGGCCGTGATGACTGATGCCGACAACACCAAGAGCCGGACCGAAGCCTGCTACGGCCGCCTGCAGTTCCTTGACCCACAGCAGCGCGAACTGCCTGGCGGCATGAGCTTCTGA
- a CDS encoding lipoprotein — MADKLPRMELNKELNGSVGLGRLGLGLTLLLVLAACGQKGPLVLSDDKPAKPGSAASAPQQLAR, encoded by the coding sequence ATGGCCGATAAACTTCCTCGAATGGAGCTGAACAAAGAACTGAACGGAAGTGTAGGTCTTGGCCGCTTGGGCCTGGGCTTGACCCTGTTGCTGGTGCTGGCGGCCTGCGGCCAGAAGGGACCTCTGGTCCTGTCCGACGACAAGCCGGCCAAGCCAGGCTCCGCGGCGTCGGCACCGCAGCAGCTAGCGCGCTAG
- a CDS encoding porin — protein MKKSILLGAVLASLAGAAAAQSTVTAFGVVDLAMRQAKSSGKTLNLLATDGNSSSRLGFRGTEDLGDGLKANFWIEAALAADVGTQGSDTARFWSRRATVSLSDSKLGEIRLGRHKTAARLVIDGFTPFETAGIADISKVYSLLGSAADTLNRADNQVAYNLPDNLGGLYGTLEVGAGEGTDGKKYKSARLGYKDGALNIAGGLADTDAKASSYKLNVIGASYNFGPATVQATVGNTKFNAAKQSIYTVGVIVPVVGDSSFRAHYASSNANAAAEALSGVGDIKLLTLGYVHAVSKRTALYMTVAEIKNSGKSAVAIAGSPTVTAGQKSSAFDVGLRHSY, from the coding sequence ATGAAGAAATCGATCCTGCTGGGCGCGGTCCTGGCTTCGCTGGCCGGCGCTGCGGCTGCCCAGTCGACCGTGACGGCCTTTGGCGTCGTCGACCTGGCCATGCGCCAGGCCAAGTCCAGCGGCAAGACGTTGAACCTGCTGGCCACCGACGGCAACTCAAGCAGTCGTCTGGGCTTCCGTGGTACCGAAGATCTGGGCGACGGCCTGAAGGCCAATTTCTGGATTGAAGCCGCGCTGGCCGCCGACGTGGGCACGCAGGGCAGCGACACCGCCCGCTTCTGGAGCCGCCGCGCCACCGTGTCTTTGAGCGACAGCAAGCTGGGTGAAATTCGCCTGGGTCGCCACAAGACCGCTGCGCGCCTGGTGATCGACGGCTTCACGCCGTTCGAGACGGCCGGTATCGCCGACATCTCCAAGGTCTACTCGCTGCTGGGCAGCGCGGCCGACACGCTGAACCGCGCCGACAACCAGGTCGCCTACAACCTGCCCGACAACCTCGGCGGCCTGTATGGCACTTTGGAAGTGGGCGCCGGCGAAGGTACCGACGGCAAGAAGTACAAGTCGGCCCGACTGGGCTACAAGGATGGCGCACTGAACATCGCTGGCGGCCTGGCCGATACCGATGCAAAGGCTTCCAGCTACAAGCTGAACGTCATCGGCGCTTCGTACAACTTCGGCCCGGCCACGGTCCAGGCGACCGTCGGCAACACCAAGTTCAACGCGGCCAAGCAGTCGATCTACACGGTCGGCGTGATCGTGCCGGTGGTCGGAGACTCGTCGTTCCGTGCGCACTACGCAAGCAGCAATGCCAATGCAGCAGCCGAGGCACTGTCGGGTGTGGGTGACATCAAGCTGCTGACCCTGGGCTACGTGCACGCAGTCTCCAAGCGCACGGCGCTGTACATGACGGTCGCCGAAATCAAGAACAGCGGCAAGAGCGCCGTGGCCATCGCCGGTTCCCCGACCGTCACGGCCGGCCAGAAGTCCAGCGCCTTTGACGTCGGCCTGCGCCACAGCTATTAA
- a CDS encoding porin, translating into MKKLCLAVSILAASTSAAWAQSSVTIYGILDGAVRYTTNSGPTAATKAASLSQMVGGGMSQSRLGVNVVEDLGDGLKALASMEHRLLLDTGTSAGADFWRQAWVGLQSNNFGRITLGRQYNLLFDAATSTYASFKYSPYIEVFKPEIGMAITARQSNMVKYLVESGGLRFEAQVSAGENGGDAATIGQGKSMGGMARYAVGSFAGAYVWLQSEDKSGKKVTAQTLGASWTDGPLYVNVAWAQNKFETGFDPAVNAGLLGTVYTAIGTRTAVATGAAAKVRDLYSAGVTYQLTPQLNVGAQVWKGKQTGLASGADGVIDAMAFVADYALSKRTDAYVEFDNFRAKGNLTLANTALTRTGYMVGLRHRF; encoded by the coding sequence ATGAAGAAACTTTGCCTGGCCGTTAGCATCCTGGCCGCCAGCACCAGCGCCGCCTGGGCCCAGTCCAGTGTGACGATTTACGGCATCCTGGATGGCGCCGTGCGCTACACCACCAATTCCGGCCCCACCGCCGCGACCAAGGCTGCTTCGCTGTCTCAGATGGTCGGTGGCGGCATGTCGCAGAGCCGTCTGGGTGTCAACGTGGTTGAAGACCTGGGCGACGGCCTGAAGGCCCTGGCCAGCATGGAACACCGCCTGCTGCTCGACACCGGCACGTCCGCCGGTGCCGACTTCTGGCGTCAAGCCTGGGTGGGCCTGCAGTCGAACAACTTCGGCCGCATCACCCTGGGTCGCCAGTACAACCTGCTGTTCGACGCTGCAACGTCGACCTACGCTTCGTTCAAGTACTCGCCGTACATCGAAGTGTTCAAGCCGGAAATCGGCATGGCCATCACCGCTCGCCAGAGCAACATGGTCAAGTACCTGGTTGAGTCGGGCGGCCTGCGCTTCGAAGCACAGGTGAGCGCCGGTGAAAACGGTGGCGACGCCGCCACGATCGGCCAAGGCAAGTCGATGGGCGGTATGGCCCGTTACGCTGTTGGCAGCTTCGCCGGTGCCTATGTCTGGCTGCAGTCGGAAGACAAGAGCGGCAAGAAGGTCACGGCTCAGACGCTGGGCGCCAGCTGGACCGACGGTCCCCTGTACGTCAACGTCGCCTGGGCACAGAACAAGTTCGAAACCGGCTTTGATCCGGCAGTGAACGCTGGTCTGCTGGGCACGGTCTACACGGCTATCGGTACCCGTACGGCAGTTGCCACGGGCGCTGCTGCCAAGGTTCGTGACCTGTATTCCGCTGGCGTCACCTATCAGCTGACCCCTCAGCTGAACGTGGGTGCCCAGGTCTGGAAGGGCAAGCAAACCGGTCTGGCTTCGGGTGCTGACGGCGTGATCGACGCCATGGCCTTCGTTGCCGACTACGCGCTGTCCAAGCGTACCGACGCTTACGTCGAGTTCGACAACTTCCGCGCCAAGGGCAACCTGACGCTGGCCAACACCGCGCTGACCCGCACCGGCTACATGGTCGGCCTGCGTCACCGCTTCTAA
- the cyaY gene encoding iron donor protein CyaY — MTASLVATPLSDIDYQTRTRALLDRVEATVDAWLDEDVIDIDSHRTGGLLELSLPGGSKIVLNTQPPLQEVWLAARGGGFHFRYVDGQWIEREGREFHVVLSEQASAQAGQALSFVNA; from the coding sequence ATGACCGCCTCTCTTGTTGCCACGCCCCTCAGCGATATCGATTACCAGACCAGGACGCGGGCGCTGCTGGACCGGGTCGAGGCCACAGTAGACGCCTGGCTGGACGAGGACGTGATCGACATCGACAGCCACAGGACCGGCGGCCTGCTGGAGCTGAGCCTGCCGGGCGGCAGCAAGATCGTGCTGAACACCCAGCCGCCCTTGCAGGAGGTTTGGCTGGCGGCGCGCGGCGGCGGCTTCCATTTCCGCTACGTGGACGGGCAGTGGATAGAGCGCGAGGGCCGCGAGTTCCATGTCGTGCTGTCCGAGCAGGCCAGCGCCCAGGCTGGCCAAGCGCTGAGCTTCGTCAACGCTTGA
- a CDS encoding oligopeptide/dipeptide ABC transporter ATP-binding protein — protein MSRPLIEVVDLAKTFEVSAPWLNRVVERKPRQFVHAVDGLSFSIEKGHTLALVGESGCGKSTVARLLVGLYQPSRGSLSFDGLDLGATLGSKAAPALRRRMQMIFQDPYASLNPRWQVQQIVAEPLLEHGLMRKGQVLQDRVDELLRMVGLSAADRQKFPHQFSGGQRQRISIARALATQPEFLVCDEPTSALDVSVQAQVLNIMKDLQRSQGLTYLFISHNLAVVRHVADQVGVMYLGRLVELADKAELFAQPRHPYTRMLLDAIPDIAMSGRSRTPVQGEVPNPLNPPSGCSFHPRCPHANARCQAERPAMQELKGIRVACHAVEEGRI, from the coding sequence ATGAGCCGCCCATTGATCGAAGTAGTGGATCTGGCCAAGACCTTCGAGGTCTCGGCGCCCTGGTTGAACCGCGTGGTCGAGCGCAAGCCGCGGCAGTTCGTTCATGCGGTCGATGGCCTGTCCTTCAGCATCGAGAAGGGCCACACCCTGGCCCTGGTTGGCGAATCGGGTTGCGGCAAGAGCACGGTGGCTCGCCTCCTGGTCGGCCTGTATCAGCCGAGCCGGGGCTCATTGAGCTTCGATGGTCTGGACCTTGGTGCCACGCTGGGCTCCAAGGCCGCGCCGGCCTTGCGTCGGCGCATGCAGATGATCTTCCAGGATCCCTATGCCTCGCTGAATCCGCGCTGGCAGGTTCAGCAGATCGTGGCCGAACCCTTGCTGGAACATGGCCTCATGCGCAAGGGACAGGTCTTGCAGGACCGGGTGGACGAACTGCTGCGCATGGTCGGCCTGTCGGCGGCCGACCGGCAGAAATTCCCGCACCAGTTCTCGGGCGGCCAGCGCCAGCGGATCTCGATTGCCCGTGCGTTGGCCACGCAGCCCGAGTTCCTGGTCTGCGACGAGCCCACCTCGGCGCTGGACGTTTCGGTGCAGGCCCAGGTCCTCAACATCATGAAGGACCTGCAGCGCAGCCAGGGCCTGACCTATCTGTTCATCTCGCACAACCTGGCGGTGGTGCGTCACGTGGCCGACCAGGTCGGCGTGATGTACCTGGGCCGCCTGGTGGAATTGGCGGACAAGGCCGAGTTGTTCGCGCAACCCCGGCACCCATACACGCGCATGCTGCTGGACGCGATTCCCGACATTGCGATGTCAGGCCGCAGCCGCACGCCGGTGCAGGGCGAAGTGCCCAATCCCTTGAATCCGCCCAGCGGTTGCAGCTTCCATCCGCGCTGCCCGCATGCCAACGCACGCTGCCAGGCCGAGCGGCCGGCCATGCAGGAACTCAAGGGGATTCGCGTGGCCTGCCACGCGGTCGAGGAAGGTCGGATCTAG
- a CDS encoding ABC transporter ATP-binding protein, producing MSREPLLEVRSLRVEFPTRRGTLLALDDISFEIAPGEVLGVVGESGAGKSLTGAAIIGLLDPPGRIAGGEIRLAGERIDQLTEAKLRQIRGRRIGAIFQDPLTSLNPLYTVGRQLIETICTHLPMSRAQARERAIDLLRQTGIPAPEARIDQYPHQFSGGMRQRVVIALALAAKPQLIVADEPTTALDVSIQAQIIGLLKSVCKEQGAAVMLVTHDMGVIAETCDRVAVMYAGRIVEIGPVQEVIHRPAHPYTAGLMGAIPAMDQDRERLLQIDGAMPRLNAIPKGCAFHPRCERAMARCSEQRPELIDAGASLAACWLHDQEGAKP from the coding sequence ATGAGCCGCGAGCCCTTGCTGGAAGTCCGCTCGCTGCGGGTCGAGTTCCCGACGCGCCGCGGCACCTTGCTGGCACTGGACGACATCAGCTTCGAGATTGCGCCGGGCGAAGTGCTGGGCGTGGTCGGCGAGTCAGGTGCCGGCAAATCGCTGACCGGCGCGGCCATCATCGGCCTGCTCGATCCGCCGGGCCGCATCGCCGGTGGCGAGATCCGCCTGGCCGGCGAGCGCATAGACCAGCTGACCGAGGCCAAGCTGCGCCAGATCCGTGGGCGCCGCATAGGCGCCATCTTCCAGGACCCGCTGACCTCGCTGAACCCGCTGTACACGGTGGGGAGGCAGTTGATCGAGACCATCTGCACCCATTTGCCGATGAGTCGTGCACAGGCGCGTGAGCGAGCCATCGACCTGCTGCGGCAAACCGGCATCCCGGCGCCAGAAGCCCGCATCGACCAGTACCCGCACCAGTTCTCTGGCGGCATGCGCCAGCGCGTCGTCATTGCCCTGGCCCTGGCCGCCAAGCCGCAGCTGATCGTGGCCGACGAGCCGACGACGGCGCTCGACGTCTCCATTCAGGCGCAGATCATCGGCTTGCTCAAGTCGGTCTGCAAAGAGCAGGGCGCTGCGGTCATGCTGGTCACGCACGATATGGGCGTGATCGCGGAAACCTGCGACCGCGTGGCCGTGATGTACGCCGGCCGCATCGTTGAGATCGGGCCTGTGCAGGAGGTCATACATCGACCGGCCCATCCCTACACGGCTGGGCTGATGGGGGCCATTCCCGCCATGGACCAGGACCGTGAGCGCCTGTTGCAAATCGATGGGGCAATGCCGCGGCTCAATGCGATTCCCAAGGGCTGCGCCTTCCATCCGCGCTGCGAGCGTGCCATGGCTCGATGCAGTGAGCAGAGGCCGGAGCTGATCGATGCGGGAGCGAGTCTTGCGGCTTGCTGGCTGCACGATCAAGAGGGGGCCAAGCCATGA
- a CDS encoding ABC transporter permease codes for MLVFILRRLVQALIVMLTVAFLAFMLFQYVGDPVTNLLGQDATQEQRDQLRHDLGLDAPFPVQFAHFVGNAVQGEFGISLRQGRKVSSLIAERLPATLELALSAGLIALGLGIPLGVYAALRRGRFGAQLLMMMSLLGVSLPTFLIGILLILVFAVTLKWLPSFGRGEVVAFGTWSTGLLTADGLKHLLLPALTLSVYQLTLIMRLVRAEMLEVLRTDYIRFARARGLSDRAVYFGHALKNTLVPVITITGLQLGSLIAFAIITETVFQWPGMGLLFIQAVQFADIPVMAAYLCLISFIFVTINLLVDLLYFAVDPRLRVEGKAGAH; via the coding sequence ATGCTTGTCTTCATTCTTCGCCGGCTGGTCCAGGCCCTGATCGTCATGCTGACGGTGGCCTTTCTGGCCTTCATGCTGTTCCAGTATGTCGGCGACCCCGTCACCAACCTGTTAGGACAGGACGCCACGCAGGAGCAGCGCGACCAGCTGCGCCACGACCTGGGCCTGGATGCGCCGTTCCCGGTCCAGTTCGCGCACTTCGTCGGCAACGCCGTGCAAGGCGAGTTCGGCATCAGCCTGCGGCAGGGGCGTAAGGTCTCCAGCCTGATCGCCGAGCGGCTTCCGGCCACCTTGGAATTGGCGCTCAGCGCCGGTCTGATTGCGCTGGGCCTGGGCATTCCCTTGGGGGTCTACGCAGCCTTGCGACGCGGTCGCTTCGGTGCCCAGCTGCTGATGATGATGTCTTTGCTCGGCGTCTCGCTGCCCACTTTCCTGATCGGCATCCTGCTGATCCTGGTGTTCGCCGTGACCCTCAAGTGGCTGCCCAGTTTTGGCCGCGGAGAGGTCGTGGCCTTCGGAACCTGGAGCACCGGCTTGCTGACCGCTGACGGCCTCAAGCACCTGCTGCTGCCGGCGCTGACTCTCTCGGTCTACCAACTGACGCTGATCATGCGCCTGGTCCGTGCCGAGATGCTTGAGGTGCTGCGAACCGACTACATCCGCTTCGCCCGTGCCCGTGGCCTGAGCGACCGGGCCGTCTACTTCGGCCATGCGCTGAAGAACACCCTGGTGCCGGTGATCACCATCACCGGCCTGCAGCTGGGCTCGCTGATTGCCTTCGCCATCATCACCGAGACCGTGTTCCAGTGGCCGGGCATGGGCCTGCTTTTCATCCAGGCCGTGCAGTTCGCCGATATCCCGGTGATGGCGGCCTACCTGTGCCTGATCTCGTTCATCTTCGTGACCATCAATCTGCTGGTCGACCTTCTCTATTTCGCCGTCGATCCGCGCCTGCGCGTCGAGGGCAAGGCCGGGGCTCATTGA
- a CDS encoding penicillin-binding protein 1A — protein MSEAKSSDTPSPPQLHWAARTGLWFLGLGAAASFAGALVLGMVLALAYPNLPDISGLTDYRPKLPLRVLSAEGVLLAEFGEERRNYLPIAQIPKVMQEAVLAIEDARFYQHGGVDYLGVIRAGLANVGEARSQGASTITMQVARNFYLSTEKTLTRKIYEILLALKIESALSKEQILEIYMNQIFLGHRAYGFAAASEVYFGKPLKQVTIAEAAMLAGLPKAPSAYNPINNPRRAKVRQQYIIDRMLDNGYITAEQHATAKAQVLRYRQLSESPSQAQYVAEAARQLIHSQYGDETYSRGLNVYLTLRADEQSVAYKALRRGIMDFERRQVYRGPEAYVDLPAEQKELDARIADALSDHPDNDELQAAVVLEADPKKVVASLLNGEAITIVGEGLRPATSGLSEKGNPKTRIRRGAVIRVIKSVGKAGKDEWTITQLPEVEGAFIAMDPRNGQVRAMVGGFDFNKNKFNHVTQAWRQPGSSFKPFIYSAALEKGFTPSTVVNDAPLFFDATTTGSQPWEPKNYDGTFDGPLPLRRALAKSKNMVSIRVLQSIGVHYAQDWITRFGFEADKHPAYLTMALGAGSVTPMQMAQGYAVFANGGHSITPQLISKLTDNKGKLLYQAPEPVVDESKRVIDARNAFMMTSLLQEVTRSGTAAKAQAALKRPDIYGKTGTTNDSMDAWFAGYQEEVVAVVWIGYDQPRKLGDRETGGGLALPVWIEYMGFALRNTAVSEAAAPEGVVQLNGEWYYDEYTGHTGVKALANDEAKAPQPVSEAEKKSILDLFKR, from the coding sequence ATGAGCGAAGCCAAGTCCAGTGACACGCCGTCCCCCCCTCAGCTGCACTGGGCCGCAAGAACCGGGCTTTGGTTTCTCGGACTGGGGGCCGCCGCCAGTTTTGCCGGGGCGTTGGTGCTGGGCATGGTGCTGGCGCTGGCCTATCCCAACCTGCCGGATATCTCCGGCCTGACCGATTACCGGCCCAAGCTGCCGTTGCGCGTGCTGTCGGCCGAAGGGGTGTTGCTGGCGGAATTCGGGGAAGAGCGCCGCAACTATCTGCCAATCGCCCAGATTCCCAAGGTGATGCAAGAGGCGGTGCTGGCGATCGAGGATGCCCGCTTCTACCAGCATGGTGGCGTCGACTATTTGGGTGTCATCCGCGCCGGCCTGGCCAATGTGGGCGAAGCCCGCAGCCAGGGCGCCTCGACGATCACGATGCAGGTTGCCCGCAATTTCTACCTGTCCACCGAGAAAACCCTGACACGCAAGATCTACGAGATTCTGCTGGCGCTCAAGATCGAGAGCGCGCTGAGCAAGGAGCAGATTCTCGAGATTTACATGAATCAGATTTTCCTGGGCCACCGCGCCTATGGCTTTGCGGCGGCCAGCGAGGTCTATTTCGGCAAGCCGCTGAAGCAGGTGACGATCGCCGAGGCGGCGATGCTGGCCGGCCTGCCCAAGGCCCCGTCGGCCTACAACCCGATCAACAACCCGCGCCGGGCCAAGGTACGCCAGCAATACATCATCGACCGCATGCTGGACAACGGCTACATCACGGCCGAGCAGCACGCCACTGCCAAGGCCCAGGTGCTGCGCTACCGCCAGCTCAGCGAATCGCCGTCGCAGGCTCAATATGTGGCGGAAGCGGCCCGCCAGCTGATTCACAGCCAGTATGGCGACGAGACCTATTCGCGCGGCCTCAACGTTTATCTGACGCTGCGCGCCGATGAGCAGAGCGTGGCCTACAAGGCATTGCGCCGCGGCATCATGGATTTCGAGCGCCGCCAGGTCTATCGCGGGCCCGAAGCCTATGTGGACCTGCCAGCCGAGCAGAAGGAACTGGATGCCCGCATCGCCGACGCGCTGTCCGACCATCCGGACAACGACGAACTGCAGGCTGCCGTGGTGCTGGAGGCCGATCCCAAGAAGGTCGTCGCCTCCCTGCTGAATGGTGAGGCCATCACCATCGTCGGCGAAGGCCTGCGACCCGCCACCTCCGGCCTGTCCGAGAAAGGCAACCCCAAGACCCGCATCCGCCGCGGCGCGGTGATCCGCGTCATCAAGTCGGTCGGCAAGGCCGGCAAGGATGAATGGACCATCACCCAGCTGCCCGAAGTCGAGGGCGCATTCATTGCCATGGACCCGCGCAACGGCCAGGTCCGCGCCATGGTCGGCGGCTTCGACTTCAACAAGAACAAATTCAACCACGTCACCCAGGCCTGGCGCCAGCCGGGCTCCAGCTTCAAGCCCTTCATCTACTCGGCGGCGCTGGAAAAAGGCTTCACGCCCAGCACCGTGGTCAATGACGCGCCGCTGTTCTTCGATGCCACCACGACCGGCAGTCAGCCCTGGGAACCGAAGAACTACGACGGCACGTTCGACGGCCCGCTGCCTTTGCGCAGGGCGCTGGCCAAGTCGAAGAACATGGTGTCGATCCGCGTCCTGCAGTCCATAGGCGTCCATTACGCACAGGACTGGATCACGCGCTTCGGTTTCGAGGCCGACAAGCATCCGGCCTACCTGACCATGGCCCTGGGCGCCGGCTCGGTCACGCCGATGCAGATGGCACAGGGCTACGCAGTTTTCGCCAATGGGGGCCACAGCATCACCCCACAGCTGATCAGCAAGCTGACCGACAACAAGGGCAAGCTGCTCTACCAGGCGCCGGAGCCGGTGGTCGATGAAAGCAAGCGCGTGATCGACGCCCGCAACGCCTTCATGATGACCAGCCTGCTGCAGGAAGTGACCCGCAGCGGCACAGCCGCCAAGGCGCAAGCGGCACTCAAGCGCCCCGACATCTACGGCAAGACCGGCACGACCAACGATTCGATGGACGCCTGGTTCGCCGGCTACCAGGAAGAAGTGGTGGCCGTGGTCTGGATAGGCTATGACCAGCCGCGCAAGCTGGGTGACCGCGAAACCGGCGGCGGCCTGGCCCTGCCGGTGTGGATCGAGTACATGGGCTTCGCGCTGCGCAACACCGCGGTGTCAGAAGCGGCGGCGCCCGAAGGCGTGGTGCAGCTCAACGGAGAGTGGTACTACGACGAATACACCGGCCATACCGGCGTCAAGGCCCTGGCCAACGATGAGGCCAAGGCACCTCAACCGGTGAGCGAAGCCGAGAAGAAGAGCATCCTGGATCTGTTCAAGCGTTGA
- a CDS encoding ABC transporter permease: MAQTKSPGAWRRFLDGDLWYSFRRSPVAIVAALIALTCLVCALFAERLAPHNPFDLATLELMDARLPPAWMEGGSTKYLLGTDDQGRDILSALMYGARISLFVGLASVCLSMLIGVSLGLLSGFVGGRVDAFIMRVCDVMLSFPSILIALLIDGIGRALFPNAHDTLAFLVLILAIALSGWVQYARTVRGATLVERNKEYVQAARVIGVPQWRIMFRHVLPNVLGPVMVLATLQVAAAIITEATLSFLGVGVPPTSPSLGTLIRIGNDFLFSGELWITIWPGLMLVLISLSVNLLGDWLRDALNPRLRS, from the coding sequence ATGGCGCAGACCAAGTCGCCCGGCGCCTGGCGCCGCTTCCTCGACGGAGACCTCTGGTATTCCTTCCGTCGCTCGCCGGTGGCCATCGTCGCCGCCCTCATCGCCCTGACCTGCCTGGTCTGTGCGCTCTTCGCGGAGCGCCTGGCACCGCACAACCCGTTCGACCTGGCCACGCTGGAGTTGATGGATGCGAGGCTGCCGCCAGCCTGGATGGAGGGCGGCAGCACCAAGTACCTGCTTGGTACCGACGACCAGGGGCGGGACATTCTCTCGGCCCTGATGTATGGCGCCCGCATCTCGCTTTTCGTGGGCCTGGCCTCGGTCTGCCTGTCCATGCTGATTGGCGTGAGCCTGGGCCTGCTGTCGGGCTTCGTCGGCGGCCGGGTCGATGCCTTCATCATGCGGGTCTGCGACGTGATGCTGTCCTTCCCGTCCATCCTGATCGCGCTGCTGATCGACGGCATCGGGCGAGCCCTGTTCCCCAACGCGCATGACACGCTGGCCTTCCTGGTGCTGATACTGGCCATAGCGCTGTCGGGCTGGGTGCAGTACGCGCGCACGGTGCGCGGGGCAACCCTGGTCGAGCGCAACAAGGAATATGTGCAGGCGGCCCGCGTCATCGGCGTGCCGCAGTGGCGCATCATGTTCCGTCATGTGCTGCCCAATGTGCTGGGGCCGGTGATGGTGCTGGCCACTCTGCAGGTGGCGGCAGCCATCATCACCGAGGCGACCTTGTCCTTTCTCGGCGTTGGTGTGCCGCCGACCAGCCCCTCGCTGGGCACCCTGATCCGCATCGGCAACGATTTCCTGTTCTCTGGTGAGCTCTGGATCACGATCTGGCCAGGCCTGATGTTGGTGCTGATCTCTCTGAGCGTGAACCTGCTGGGCGACTGGCTGCGCGACGCCTTGAATCCGAGGTTGCGCTCATGA
- a CDS encoding pilus assembly protein PilM, which produces MGILDVLLGRKHPPMIGLDISSSSVKLVELSQNASGEMVLERFASEPFEKGWIADGQIEKFDEVADAVRRVVARSGTRTRDAVLAMPQSAVITKKIMLPAGLRDEEMEIQVEAEANQYIPFSLDEVSLDFCVIGPSPTSVGDVEVLIAASRKDRVQDRQGLAEAAGLRPVVLDIESHASRMAMGRLIDALPNQGKDALVALFEIGADTTSLKVLRDDEMLYDRDQAFGGSQLTQLISRQYGFSFEEAEAKKLANDLPEDYEVAVLNPFVDSLSQEIGRALQYFFTSTPHHKVHYVMLAGGTATVPGLKERVTELTGFACMIVNPFENMGMGSAVREPKLRREAPSYLTACGLAMRRFYS; this is translated from the coding sequence ATGGGAATACTAGACGTACTGCTGGGGCGCAAGCACCCGCCCATGATCGGCCTGGATATCAGCTCGTCCAGCGTCAAGCTGGTGGAGTTGAGCCAGAACGCCAGCGGCGAGATGGTGCTGGAGCGTTTTGCATCCGAGCCGTTCGAAAAAGGCTGGATTGCCGACGGCCAAATCGAGAAATTCGACGAGGTGGCCGATGCCGTGCGACGGGTGGTTGCCCGCAGCGGCACTCGCACCCGGGATGCCGTCCTCGCCATGCCGCAGTCTGCGGTGATCACCAAGAAGATCATGCTCCCCGCCGGTCTGCGCGACGAGGAGATGGAGATCCAGGTCGAGGCCGAGGCCAACCAGTACATCCCCTTTTCACTGGACGAAGTCAGCCTGGACTTCTGCGTGATCGGACCCAGCCCGACCTCGGTCGGCGACGTCGAGGTGCTGATCGCCGCGTCCCGCAAGGACCGGGTGCAAGACCGCCAGGGTCTTGCTGAAGCAGCCGGTTTGCGCCCCGTGGTTCTTGACATCGAATCGCATGCCTCGCGGATGGCGATGGGGCGTCTGATCGATGCCCTGCCGAATCAAGGCAAGGACGCGTTGGTGGCACTGTTCGAGATCGGCGCCGACACCACCAGCCTCAAGGTGCTGCGCGATGACGAGATGCTCTACGACCGCGACCAGGCCTTTGGCGGTTCGCAACTGACCCAGCTGATCTCGCGCCAGTACGGTTTCTCCTTCGAGGAGGCTGAGGCCAAAAAGCTGGCCAACGACCTGCCGGAAGACTACGAGGTTGCGGTCCTGAACCCCTTCGTCGATAGTCTGTCGCAGGAAATCGGACGTGCCCTGCAGTACTTCTTCACCAGCACGCCACACCACAAGGTTCACTACGTGATGCTGGCCGGCGGCACGGCCACCGTGCCGGGGCTGAAGGAACGGGTGACCGAGCTGACCGGATTCGCCTGCATGATCGTGAACCCGTTCGAGAACATGGGCATGGGTTCGGCGGTGCGTGAGCCCAAGCTGCGCCGCGAGGCCCCGTCCTACCTGACCGCCTGCGGTCTGGCGATGCGGAGGTTCTACTCGTGA